The sequence TATTACAGCGAAAGCGAAAGAATTAAAAGCAGCAGGGCATGATGTCATCGGACTTGGTGCAGGTGAACCGGATTTTAATACACCTCAACATATTATGGAAGCAGCTGTAAAAGCGATGTACGATGGACATACAAAATACACGCCATCTGACGGATTGGCGACATTAAAACAAGAGATTATAAAAAAATTTCAACGTGATCAACAACTTGACTATAAACCGTCAGAAATTATTGTATGTGTTGGAGCGAAACATGCGCTTTATACGCTATTTCAAGTCATTTTAGACGAAGGTGATGAAGTCATTATTCCAACGCCATATTGGGTGAGTTATCCTGAACAAGTGAAACTAGCGGGCGGAGTGCCTGTTTATGTCGAAGGGCTTGAAGAAAATGAGTTTAAAATTACACCGCAACAATTAGAACAGGCGATGACAGATCGCACAAAAGCGGTCATTATTAACTCACCAAGCAACCCAACAGGCGTCATTTATACGAAAGAAGAGATACAAGCGCTCGGTGAAGTATGCTTAGCTCACGATGTGCTTATTGTGTCGGATGAAATTTATGAAAAACTAATATACGGTGGACATGAACACATTTCGATTGCCCAGCTTTCACCTGATCTAAAAAAACAAACGATCATTATTAACGGGGTATCTAAATCGCATTCGATGACGGGATGGCGCATTGGTTACGCAGCAGGAGATGCCGAGATTATCGGCGCTATGACCGATTTGGCAAGCCATAGCACATCGAATCCAACATCGATTGCTCAATACGCTGCAATTGCTGCATATAGCGGGCCACAAGAGCCAGTTGAACAAATGCGTCAAGCGTTTGAACAACGTTTAAATATTATTTACGAGCGTTTAATTCAAATTCCAGGGTTTTCATGCGTGAAACCACAAGGTGCATTTTATTTGTTCCCAAACGCAAAAGAAGCGGCAACAATGACTGGATACGAACATGTCGATGCGTTTGTCGAAGCGTTGCTTGAAGAAGCGAAAGTCGCACTCGTTCCAGGTTCAGGATTTGGTGCGCCAAACAATGTGCGTTTATCCTATGCAACATCGCTTGATTCACTTCATGAGGCTCTCAATCGTATCGAAACATTTATAAATGAAAAAACGCGTGGCTAGTCGATATGGCTAGCCTTTTCTTTCATGGGTGAAAACGATCATCTTGCGTTTTTTTGTCGAAATGTATTAATATTGATGATGTACATAATAGTTGAACGTCTTTGGAGGGACTTTTTGTGAAAACGACAATTGCAGAAGTACATAAATATGTAGGACAAGAATTAACAATTGGTGCTTGGCTTGCGAACAAACGGTCGAGCGGAAAAATCGCTTTTTTACAATTGCGTGATGGCACAGGCTTTATTCAAGGAGTCGTGGAAAAAGCGCAAGTGAGCGAAGGTGTATTTCAGGCGGCAAAAAGCATCACGCAAGAAAGTTCACTCTATGTCACAGGTGTAGTGCGTGAAGATGCACGTTCTCCATTTGGATACGAGCTTTCCGTCACAAATATTGAACTTATTCATATGGCTGTTGATTATCCAATTACACCAAAAGAGCATGGGATCGAATTTCTAATGGACCATCGCCATTTATGGCTTCGCTCGAAACGTCAACATGCCATTATGAAAATTCGTAACGAAGTCATTCGTGCGACGTATGAATTTTTTAATGA comes from Anoxybacillus flavithermus and encodes:
- a CDS encoding pyridoxal phosphate-dependent aminotransferase → MKLAKRVASLTPSSTLAITAKAKELKAAGHDVIGLGAGEPDFNTPQHIMEAAVKAMYDGHTKYTPSDGLATLKQEIIKKFQRDQQLDYKPSEIIVCVGAKHALYTLFQVILDEGDEVIIPTPYWVSYPEQVKLAGGVPVYVEGLEENEFKITPQQLEQAMTDRTKAVIINSPSNPTGVIYTKEEIQALGEVCLAHDVLIVSDEIYEKLIYGGHEHISIAQLSPDLKKQTIIINGVSKSHSMTGWRIGYAAGDAEIIGAMTDLASHSTSNPTSIAQYAAIAAYSGPQEPVEQMRQAFEQRLNIIYERLIQIPGFSCVKPQGAFYLFPNAKEAATMTGYEHVDAFVEALLEEAKVALVPGSGFGAPNNVRLSYATSLDSLHEALNRIETFINEKTRG